In Piliocolobus tephrosceles isolate RC106 chromosome 18, ASM277652v3, whole genome shotgun sequence, the DNA window GAACTTCAACACCTATAAAGTGCTTTAAAACCAATCATTCTTCTTACTGAATTTATATAACTTTGGAAAGCTATAGATTTCATTAACCAATAtgatttttcttgaaatattcttTGTATATCAGCAATATGCTGTCTTCACATGTAGATACAGAAAGCTTTcagaaaaccagagagaaaaaaaaccatAGTCACCcataaaactttagaaaatcaGAATTTGCCCTTCTTCAATGTGGCAATAAACAATACTGCCATGACCTATTCAATGCCATATAGTTTACAAAATGTTCCTGATCATATTGTAAGGATCTCTTGGATAATAAGAATTCACTACTTAAGAGCCATTCAGATACATCTTTCTTCCACTATGAAATCTCAAGACTGCCTTTGTATTATAGTACACAGTACCAGATGCAGTAATATGGGGAAAGCAGCTTTactaaatatgtaataaattacaGACCCTTATACCAATGAGAGCTAGAACAAGCAGATTTCtaacaaacttttttaaaacttgggAAACTAATGGAAAACTTTTCAGAAAGACATTCTTTTCAATATGAGTGACAACTTAAGATAGAAAGATTTGTAACAAGGATAACTAGCTTATCATGCATTGAATATGGGGTAAAACATATAAAACTACTGTTTTTGGaggaaaaattattagaaaactgTAACAAAAGATAGAATGTGTTATTTCAGACACTATAAgctcgagtgcagtggctatATAATAAAGCAAGGTGCCTATTCCTGAGGAGAATGTACTCAGTAATGATGCTGAACAGTGAGTATTAAATCTAAGCAGTGCTAAAAAGGCAATGATGGGAGTTCATGTAATGTGTTACAGAGAGACTTGTGAGAAATTccattacttaaaaataatcttgTCCCTATCATtaaccatttaattttttttttcctgatgtgcTAAAGTGCACTGGAAACCTCAGAACAGGTTTTATAAATTGGCCATGTCTTGTAATAGACTGCAGTCTTCAAATTTACACAGAGCTGCAGGTCTCCTGGATTTTTTCAAGTGTCACTCATCTAACTGAGCCTGACAGCTGAGAATGCCATCAGGTACTTTACAGTCAGTTTAAAAAACATCCTCTACCTGGTATCTCTGCAGTGATTGTCTTGCTGCTCCCTGAAACCTCTTCATCATCATCCGATGAGCTCGTGCTTGAGTCACAAGTCAGGTCACTATCACTGGTACTACTGTCCTGCAGCAGGTTATATTTCTTCCTTGCAGCAGCCTCCCGTTTCTGCCTCAGTAGCCTGATCCTCTCCTTGTGCTTTTGGCTCCGATGACCTTTAACCTTGGCGACTCGGCCATTCTGTTTATCACTGGATTGCCGGTTTTTCTTGGCAGCCATAGTGGATGTTTCACTTTCTGATCGGGACCGCCTAGACTTGCGCCCAACTGTGGCACCAGACACTCCTGAAGGGTCTCCTTCTACCGCTGTTTCTGCCTGAGAAGGTTCATTCTCTTCTGCGGAAGACAATGTATCTGAATCAGCCAGGTGACCACTAGAGGAAGGGGAAAGCATGCAGTGATTAGAGGAGTCACTCTCATAAACTCGGCCAGTTGTAGGCTTGTCACTCTCCGTGGATGCTAACTGAGACTCAGAAGAGTCCCTTCTCAGTTCCATCAACAAGCAGGGCATTGAAGAAATCACTGTAGAATCTGCTACACCATCTTTCGGAACTTGAGATTCCAGTTCTACAGATCCATCTTCCTCCTTGGCTGTCTCTTGTTCAGATGCTTTTGGTGGGGCTTCGGATTCAATGAGTTCTTCGACTTTTCCCACTGACTCCTCCATCTTCATTTCAGAATTTCAAGTTAAATCATGGAGTAGAGTCTAGGAAATGATATCAAAGATGCAACAGGAAAGCAACCTgtacaaaaacacacaaagtCAATAAACAGAATGCCAGATTATTTGATCAATACAACATGCCTACCTTTATAAGTGGGTGGGGCAAAACTTACCATTACACAGgcctttaaaatacatacatattattaTCTGCTTGTCTGATCAACAGTCAAATTCAAAGGATTAATACTATCAAAATCTAAGTATACTGAGCTACTAAAAATGCCATAATATTAATCACTATTATTGAACTTGCAAGGCCAACATGTAATGAACATTTTCCagtttacaattttatttaaagcGTTCTAGAAAGAAATCTTCAAAACTCTGATATAATTAATATGCATGTATTGACTttgatataaatgaaaaagaatgctTTAACACTAGTCTAGAAATGCATTACCTGGAATGACTACTTTTATATTCAAATCCAAAAAGAAAGGAGGTAGGAGGAGGGGAGTTACAACAGAGAAAcatcaaatgttttttttttttttttgagacagggtctcactccgccacccaggctggagtgcaatggtgcaatctcagttgcAACCTCCGTTGCcgtggctcaagcaattctcttgcc includes these proteins:
- the C18H18orf25 gene encoding uncharacterized protein C18orf25 homolog isoform X3, with amino-acid sequence MKMEESVGKVEELIESEAPPKASEQETAKEEDGSVELESQVPKDGVADSTVISSMPCLLMELRRDSSESQLASTESDKPTTGRVYESDSSNHCMLSPSSSGHLADSDTLSSAEENEPSQAETAVEGDPSGVSGATVGRKSRRSRSESETSTMAAKKNRQSSDKQNGRVAKVKGHRSQKHKERIRLLRQKREAAARKKYNLLQDSSTSDSDLTCDSSTSSSDDDEEVSGSSKTITAEIPGHLDPGFLASDKTSAGNAPLNEEINIASSDSEVEIVGVQEHARCVHPRGGVIQSVSSWKHGSGTQYVSTRQTQSWTAVTPQQTWASPAEVVDLTLDEDSRRKYLL
- the C18H18orf25 gene encoding uncharacterized protein C18orf25 homolog isoform X1, which codes for MKMEESVGKVEELIESEAPPKASEQETAKEEDGSVELESQVPKDGVADSTVISSMPCLLMELRRDSSESQLASTESDKPTTGRVYESDSSNHCMLSPSSSGHLADSDTLSSAEENEPSQAETAVEGDPSGVSGATVGRKSRRSRSESETSTMAAKKNRQSSDKQNGRVAKVKGHRSQKHKERIRLLRQKREAAARKKYNLLQDSSTSDSDLTCDSSTSSSDDDEEVSGSSKTITAEIPDGPPVVAHYDMSDTNSEPEVVNVDNLLAAAVVQEHNNSVGGQDTGATWRTTGLLEELNAEAGHLDPGFLASDKTSAGNAPLNEEINIASSDSEVEIVGVQEHARCVHPRGGVIQSVSSWKHGSGTQYVSTRQTQSWTAVTPQQTWASPAEVVDLTLDEDSRRKYLL
- the C18H18orf25 gene encoding uncharacterized protein C18orf25 homolog isoform X2, which produces MKMEESVGKVEELIESEAPPKASEQETAKEEDGSVELESQVPKDGVADSTVISSMPCLLMELRRDSSESQLASTESDKPTTGRVYESDSSNHCMLSPSSSGHLADSDTLSSAEENEPSQAETAVEGDPSGVSGATVGRKSRRSRSESETSTMAAKKNRQSSDKQNGRVAKVKGHRSQKHKERIRLLRQKREAAARKKYNLLQDSSTSDSDLTCDSSTSSSDDDEEVSGSSKTITAEIPVSLKVPSVMLGDLKERPGKLQDYLTGVLCDRNCTGSVLEEARSCFSKIQRQTEKFHLWMEKVTHPDTGKENKQLLEPRGPKMQLVGQRIFPITHQVLTWQMPDFQVLPQQPFGFYMTCPNIDSMSEFPKMCNCNFLVNVAGNGNIT